One genomic region from Verrucomicrobiota bacterium encodes:
- a CDS encoding HAD-IA family hydrolase, producing MRAGCPNVAAMSPLRRVHAITLDVGGTLIEPWPSVGHVYAEVAAQHGVWPVDVDELNRRFGAAWRARRDFHHTPAEWFDLVRQTFGTEARRLPGTFFPAVYARFEEPGAWRLCPDALPALDALASRGVRLGVISNWDERLEPLLRALRLRSFFEVVTVSCDVGFTKPSSVIFEQAVRKFGLPAGRILHVGDSAREDAEGASGAGLQALHLDRSRTTAPKDGRIAALTELDGLVGVAAPAGRP from the coding sequence ATGCGCGCCGGGTGCCCCAATGTCGCGGCGATGTCTCCCTTGCGCCGGGTCCACGCGATCACGCTCGACGTCGGCGGCACGCTCATCGAGCCGTGGCCGTCGGTGGGACACGTGTATGCGGAGGTCGCCGCGCAGCACGGCGTGTGGCCGGTGGACGTGGACGAACTGAACCGCCGCTTCGGCGCGGCGTGGCGGGCGCGGCGGGATTTTCACCACACGCCGGCGGAGTGGTTCGACCTGGTCCGGCAGACGTTTGGCACCGAGGCGCGACGGCTGCCCGGAACGTTCTTTCCGGCGGTCTACGCGAGATTCGAGGAACCGGGCGCGTGGCGGCTGTGCCCGGACGCGCTGCCGGCGCTCGACGCGCTCGCTTCGCGCGGCGTGCGCCTGGGTGTGATTTCCAACTGGGACGAGCGGCTCGAACCGCTGCTGCGCGCGCTGCGGCTCCGGTCATTCTTCGAGGTCGTCACGGTGTCTTGCGATGTCGGCTTCACGAAGCCGTCGTCCGTGATCTTCGAGCAGGCGGTGCGCAAGTTCGGGTTGCCGGCGGGCCGCATCCTGCATGTGGGCGATTCCGCGCGCGAGGATGCCGAGGGCGCGAGCGGAGCCGGCTTGCAGGCGCTGCACCTCGACCGCAGCCGAACCACCGCGCCGAAGGACGGCCGCATCGCCGCATTGACGGAACTGGACGGGCTTGTCGGAGTCGCGGCGCCCGCGGGACGGCCGTGA
- a CDS encoding sugar phosphate isomerase/epimerase translates to MNLDRLPQLLAASCLLAAPAAFAANEIPAGHRIGPFAIGVQAYTFNRFSAFEAIEKTEAAGGKVIEFYPGQRLSKEEPMVKWGHDASDEVIARVKEKLARHKIRAVNYGVVAIPTDEAQARKVFEFAKKMELYAITTESDGSIDMIEKLVKEFDIRVGFHEHAKRANNPNYKLWDPNYVLGLVKDRDARIGACADTGHWVTSGLQPVDCLRILKGRIISLHLKERSEIGKQLPDTIFGTGVSNIKGILDELRAQNFKGNISIEYENNWDNSVPDVAQCIGFVRGYLAMLPAK, encoded by the coding sequence ATGAACCTCGACCGACTCCCGCAACTCCTTGCCGCCTCGTGCCTGCTCGCTGCGCCCGCGGCGTTCGCGGCGAACGAAATCCCCGCCGGGCATCGCATCGGGCCGTTCGCCATCGGCGTCCAGGCTTACACGTTTAACCGGTTCAGCGCCTTCGAGGCCATCGAGAAGACGGAGGCCGCCGGCGGCAAGGTCATCGAGTTTTATCCCGGCCAGAGACTCAGCAAGGAGGAGCCGATGGTGAAATGGGGCCACGACGCGAGCGACGAAGTCATCGCCCGCGTGAAGGAGAAACTCGCCCGGCACAAAATCCGCGCCGTGAACTACGGCGTCGTGGCCATCCCGACCGACGAGGCGCAGGCCCGCAAGGTGTTCGAGTTCGCGAAGAAGATGGAACTCTATGCGATCACCACCGAGTCGGACGGCTCGATCGACATGATCGAGAAGCTCGTGAAGGAGTTCGACATCCGCGTGGGTTTTCACGAGCACGCGAAGCGCGCGAACAACCCGAACTACAAGTTGTGGGACCCGAACTACGTGCTCGGACTCGTGAAGGACCGGGACGCGCGCATCGGGGCGTGCGCCGACACCGGCCACTGGGTGACCTCGGGACTGCAGCCCGTGGACTGCCTGCGCATCCTCAAAGGCCGGATCATCAGCCTCCACCTGAAGGAACGTTCTGAAATCGGAAAGCAACTGCCCGACACCATCTTCGGCACGGGCGTCTCGAACATCAAGGGTATCCTCGACGAATTGCGCGCGCAGAATTTCAAAGGCAACATCTCCATCGAATACGAGAACAACTGGGACAACTCGGTGCCCGACGTCGCCCAGTGCATCGGTTTTGTGCGCGGGTATCTCGCGATGTTGCCCGCGAAGTAG